The following are from one region of the Pseudomonas putida genome:
- a CDS encoding 2,3-dehydroadipyl-CoA hydratase, with product MPRYLDVQAPEHGVQLITLQRPEALNALCTELLAELAAALYAAGQDEQTCAVVITGSRKAFAAGADIREMAERDLVGILNDPRVAHWQSIAAFAKPLIAAVNGYALGGGCELVMCADIVIAGSDARFGQPEINLGIIPGAGGTQRLVRAVGKPLAMQMVLTGEAITARHALQAGLVSEITQPELTVERALHIARSIAAKAPLAVRLAKEALLKAGDTDLASGLRFERHAFTLLAGTADRDEGIRAFQEKRQARFQGC from the coding sequence ATGCCGCGATATCTCGATGTGCAGGCGCCCGAACACGGCGTCCAGCTCATTACCCTGCAACGGCCCGAGGCTCTCAACGCCCTGTGTACCGAGTTACTGGCAGAGCTGGCCGCTGCACTGTATGCGGCCGGGCAAGACGAACAGACTTGCGCGGTGGTTATCACCGGCAGCCGCAAGGCGTTCGCCGCCGGCGCCGACATCCGCGAGATGGCCGAGCGCGACCTGGTCGGCATCCTCAACGACCCTCGTGTGGCCCACTGGCAAAGCATTGCCGCCTTCGCCAAGCCGCTGATCGCCGCGGTCAACGGCTACGCCCTGGGTGGCGGCTGCGAACTGGTGATGTGCGCGGATATCGTCATCGCCGGCAGCGACGCCCGTTTCGGCCAGCCGGAAATCAACCTCGGCATCATTCCCGGCGCCGGTGGCACCCAGCGTCTGGTGCGGGCCGTAGGCAAGCCGCTGGCCATGCAAATGGTGCTGACCGGCGAGGCCATCACCGCCCGGCACGCCTTGCAGGCGGGCCTGGTCAGCGAAATCACCCAGCCGGAACTCACCGTAGAGCGTGCCCTGCACATCGCCCGTAGTATCGCCGCAAAGGCCCCGCTGGCGGTGCGCCTGGCCAAGGAAGCACTGCTCAAGGCCGGCGATACCGACCTGGCCAGCGGCCTGCGCTTCGAACGCCACGCATTCACCTTGCTGGCCGGCACCGCCGACCGCGACGAAGGCATCCGTGCCTTCCAGGAAAAACGCCAGGCCCGCTTCCAGGGCTGCTGA
- the paaC gene encoding 3-hydroxyacyl-CoA dehydrogenase PaaC, giving the protein MSALTSNAQVAVIGAGAMGAGIAQVAAQAGHPVKLYDNRPGAAALAVAGIDRQLARLVEKGKLQAAEREAISARLCPVDALEALADAGLVIEAIVENLQVKQALFSQLEALCATDCILASNTSSLSITGLAAGLQRPHQVVGMHFFNPAPLMALVEVVSGLATAPAVAACIHATAQAWGKQPVHARSTPGFIVNRVARPFYAESLRLLQEGAADCASLDALLRDAGGFRMGAFELTDLIGHDVNYAVTCSVFDAFYGDFRFQPSLLQKELVDAGRLGRKTGQGFYSYTEGSERPQPAELQSCAVAEACVVEGDLGVMQPLVERLRQNGVAVTRRAGCGLIQVGDATLALSDGRLASQRAREDGVRNLVLLDLALDYATATRLAISWSADTSDNARNQAVALLQRAGLKVTAVADLPGLVVLRTVAMLANEAADAVLQGVGSAADIDLAMRAGVNYPRGPLAWAASIGISHTLRVLDNLQRSYGESRYRPSLLLRRCEAKGGTLHD; this is encoded by the coding sequence ATGAGCGCACTCACAAGCAATGCGCAGGTGGCGGTGATCGGTGCGGGCGCCATGGGCGCTGGCATCGCCCAGGTCGCGGCGCAGGCTGGCCACCCGGTAAAGCTCTACGACAACCGTCCCGGCGCTGCTGCCCTGGCGGTGGCCGGTATTGACCGGCAACTGGCCCGCCTGGTGGAAAAAGGCAAGTTGCAGGCTGCCGAGCGAGAGGCGATCAGCGCCCGCCTGTGCCCGGTGGACGCCCTCGAAGCCCTGGCCGATGCCGGGCTTGTGATCGAGGCCATCGTCGAGAACCTACAGGTCAAACAGGCGCTGTTCAGCCAGCTTGAAGCCCTGTGCGCCACTGACTGCATCCTCGCCAGCAACACCTCGTCACTGTCCATCACTGGTCTGGCTGCCGGGCTGCAACGCCCGCACCAGGTGGTCGGCATGCACTTCTTCAACCCGGCGCCGCTGATGGCCCTGGTCGAAGTGGTTTCAGGCCTGGCCACTGCCCCGGCCGTTGCCGCGTGCATTCATGCCACCGCCCAGGCCTGGGGCAAGCAGCCGGTGCACGCGCGCTCCACGCCGGGCTTCATCGTCAACCGCGTGGCACGGCCGTTCTACGCCGAAAGCCTGCGCCTGCTGCAGGAAGGCGCAGCCGATTGCGCCAGCCTCGATGCGCTGCTGCGTGATGCCGGCGGTTTTCGCATGGGGGCGTTCGAACTTACCGACCTGATCGGCCACGATGTCAATTACGCGGTGACCTGCTCGGTTTTCGATGCGTTCTATGGTGACTTCCGCTTCCAGCCTTCGCTGCTGCAAAAAGAGCTGGTGGATGCGGGCCGGCTCGGGCGCAAGACCGGCCAAGGCTTCTATAGCTATACCGAAGGATCCGAACGCCCACAGCCAGCTGAACTGCAAAGCTGCGCCGTGGCCGAAGCGTGCGTCGTCGAAGGCGACCTGGGGGTGATGCAGCCGCTGGTGGAGCGCCTGCGCCAGAATGGCGTCGCCGTGACCCGGCGCGCCGGCTGCGGCCTGATCCAGGTGGGCGATGCCACCCTGGCACTGTCCGATGGCCGCCTGGCCAGCCAGCGCGCCCGCGAAGACGGCGTGCGCAACCTGGTGCTGCTTGACCTGGCCCTCGACTACGCCACCGCCACCCGCCTCGCCATCAGCTGGTCGGCCGACACCAGCGACAATGCCCGCAACCAGGCGGTTGCGCTGCTGCAGCGCGCCGGCCTGAAGGTAACGGCGGTCGCTGACCTGCCCGGGCTGGTGGTGCTGCGTACCGTGGCGATGCTCGCCAACGAGGCCGCCGACGCCGTGCTGCAAGGGGTCGGCAGCGCCGCCGACATCGACCTGGCCATGCGTGCCGGTGTCAATTACCCCCGCGGCCCGCTGGCCTGGGCCGCGAGCATCGGCATCTCCCACACCCTGCGTGTGCTCGACAACCTGCAGCGCAGCTACGGCGAGAGCCGCTACCGCCCTTCCCTGCTGTTACGCCGCTGCGAAGCCAAAGGAGGCACCTTGCATGACTGA
- the paaI gene encoding hydroxyphenylacetyl-CoA thioesterase PaaI: MTEVELAQACAEAMYARDQATQGLGIRLLEAGPGQACLRMPVRAEMIQGHGTCHGGFLFALADSAFAFACNSYDQATVALGCSIDYLAPALRDDVLTARASEVSRKGRTGLYHVRIENQRGELVAMFHGKSYKVRGTVLAQETQDD; the protein is encoded by the coding sequence ATGACTGAAGTCGAACTGGCACAAGCCTGTGCCGAGGCCATGTACGCCCGCGACCAGGCCACCCAGGGCCTGGGCATCCGCCTGCTGGAAGCCGGCCCGGGCCAGGCATGCCTGCGCATGCCGGTACGCGCCGAGATGATCCAGGGGCATGGCACCTGCCATGGCGGCTTCCTGTTCGCCCTGGCCGACTCGGCGTTTGCCTTCGCCTGCAACAGTTACGACCAGGCCACCGTCGCCCTGGGCTGCAGCATCGACTACCTGGCACCGGCGCTGCGCGATGACGTGCTTACCGCCCGCGCCAGCGAGGTCAGCCGCAAGGGCCGCACCGGCCTGTACCACGTCCGCATCGAGAACCAGCGCGGCGAGCTGGTGGCGATGTTCCATGGCAAGTCCTACAAAGTGCGCGGCACCGTGCTGGCGCAGGAGACGCAAGATGACTGA
- the paaY gene encoding phenylacetic acid degradation protein PaaY — MPCYRLDGLTPVVHPTAYVHPSAVLIGDVIVGPRCYVGPLASLRGDFGRIVLEEGANLQDTCVMHGFPGGDTVVERNGHIGHGAVLHGCRVGADALIGMNAVVMDGAHVAPRCIVAATAFVKAGFECAAQSLVMGSPAQVKRPLTEHELAWKQRGTVEYQHLARRCMNSMVECPPLAEVEPERPRMEDTGVRPKGQTSA, encoded by the coding sequence ATGCCTTGCTACCGACTGGACGGCCTGACGCCCGTGGTCCACCCGACAGCCTATGTACACCCCAGCGCCGTGCTGATCGGTGATGTCATCGTCGGCCCTCGTTGCTACGTCGGCCCACTGGCATCGCTACGGGGGGACTTCGGCCGTATCGTGCTGGAGGAGGGCGCCAACCTGCAGGACACATGCGTGATGCATGGTTTCCCGGGGGGTGACACGGTTGTCGAACGCAACGGGCATATCGGGCATGGTGCCGTGCTGCATGGCTGCCGGGTGGGCGCTGACGCCTTGATCGGCATGAACGCGGTGGTGATGGATGGTGCTCATGTGGCGCCACGCTGCATCGTTGCCGCCACGGCATTCGTCAAGGCGGGCTTCGAATGCGCCGCGCAAAGCCTGGTGATGGGGTCGCCAGCCCAGGTCAAGCGCCCGCTGACCGAACACGAACTGGCCTGGAAGCAGCGCGGCACGGTGGAGTACCAGCACCTGGCGCGACGCTGCATGAACAGCATGGTTGAATGCCCGCCATTGGCCGAGGTCGAGCCCGAGCGCCCGCGCATGGAAGACACCGGCGTCAGGCCCAAAGGGCAGACATC
- the paaG gene encoding 2-(1,2-epoxy-1,2-dihydrophenyl)acetyl-CoA isomerase PaaG, with protein MPFQHILFSIEDGVALLSLNRPEQLNSFNTAMHLEVREALKHVRQSGEARVLLLTAEGRGFCAGQDLSDRNVAPGAEMPDLGESIDKFYNPLVRTLRDLPLPVVCAVNGVAAGAGANIPLACDLVLAARSASFIQAFCKIGLVPDSGGTWLLPRLVGMARAKALAMLGERLGAEQAQQWGLIHRVVDDAALRDEALTLARQLAAQPTYGLALIKRALNASFDNGFDQQLELERDLQRLAGRSEDYREGVSAFMNKRIPAFKGR; from the coding sequence ATGCCTTTCCAGCACATTCTTTTTTCCATCGAGGACGGCGTCGCCCTCCTCTCGTTGAATCGCCCCGAACAGCTGAACAGCTTCAATACCGCCATGCACCTGGAAGTGCGTGAGGCGCTCAAGCACGTGCGCCAGAGCGGCGAAGCGCGGGTGTTGTTGCTGACTGCCGAAGGCCGTGGTTTCTGCGCCGGCCAGGATCTGTCCGATCGCAACGTCGCCCCGGGCGCCGAAATGCCGGACCTGGGCGAATCGATCGACAAGTTCTACAACCCGCTGGTACGCACTCTGCGCGACCTGCCGCTGCCGGTGGTCTGTGCGGTCAACGGTGTGGCTGCCGGCGCCGGTGCCAACATCCCGCTCGCCTGCGACCTGGTGCTGGCCGCCCGCTCGGCCAGCTTCATCCAGGCCTTCTGCAAGATCGGCCTGGTACCCGACTCCGGCGGCACCTGGCTGCTGCCACGCCTGGTCGGCATGGCGCGGGCCAAGGCCCTGGCCATGCTCGGCGAGCGCCTGGGCGCCGAACAGGCCCAGCAATGGGGGTTGATCCACCGTGTAGTGGACGATGCCGCACTGCGCGACGAGGCCCTCACCCTCGCCCGCCAGCTCGCCGCCCAGCCTACCTACGGCCTGGCCCTGATCAAGCGCGCCCTCAACGCCAGTTTCGACAACGGTTTCGATCAGCAGCTGGAGCTGGAGCGCGACCTGCAGCGCCTGGCCGGGCGCAGCGAGGACTACCGCGAAGGCGTGAGTGCCTTCATGAACAAGCGCATACCGGCATTCAAGGGGCGTTGA